The segment TCTCGTAGTCCAGGGTGATCGACACCTCGGCGTCGTCGAGGTGGCCCGTCTCCAGGTCCAGCTCGCCGCCCGAGGTGTCGAGGTGGGCGTTGATCGTCCCCTCGCCGAAGGGGACGTCGGTGATCACCTGGTTGAGCTTCACGGCGTTCTCGCCGGCCGGCACCTGACCCTTGAACTCCTCACGGATCCTGCGGGCCTCCTCCAGCCACTCGGCGCTGAGGAAGGGGTAGGTCTCGGGCACGGGCGATCTCCTCGGGAGGTGCGGGGCGGTCGGGGAACGCTAGCGCCGCTTCAGGGAACCCTTGCGATGTTCGAAAGCGCTGTGTCCATCGGCGGATCAGGGTCTTTTCGGTCAGCGAACATCGCAAAGGTTCCCTTTCTCGGCGCTAGCGCCGCGTACGGTTGCGGCATGACCGACGGGCCGGCCCGCAGCGACGCCGCCGGGCCGTTCCGGGCGGCGGGCGGGCCGTGCGGCGCCCTGGTCCTCCACGGGTTCACCGGGACGCCGGCGTCGGTGCTCGGGTTGGCGTCCGCCCTGGCCGGCGCCGGGTTCACGGTGGAGGCGCCGCTGCTCCCGGGGCACGGCACGTCGATGGACGACCTGATCGACAAGCGGTGGGAGGACTGGTCGGGCGCCGCCGGGGAGGCGTACGACCACCTGGCCTCGCGCTGCGACCGGGTGGTGGTCGTCGGCCTGTCGATGGGCGGCACGCTGGCGTGCTGGCTGGCGGCCCGTACGCCCGCCGCGCTGGCCGGCGTGGTGTGCGTGAACCCCATGATCGAGCCGCCCGCCCCGTCGTTCCTCGACATCCTGGAAGGCCTGTTGGCCGAGGGCGTCGAGGTCATGCCCGGCATCGGCGGCGACGTCGCCCGCCCCGTCGAGCGGGGGGAGGGCGGGTACCGCGGGACCCCGGTGGCGGCCTCGCTGTCGCTCATGCAGGCCCTGGGCCGGCTCGAGCCCCGCCTCGGGCGCATCCGGTCGCCCCTCCTCCTCTTCACCAGCCGCAAGGACCACGTGGTGCCGCCGTCGAGCAGCGACCTGCTGGCCGAGCGGGTGGCCGGGCCGGTGGAGCGGGTGATCCTCGAGCGCAGCTTCCACGTCGCCACCCTGGACTGGGACGCCGAGCTCATCGAGCGGCGCACCGTCGAGTTCGCGGGGGAGGTGACGGCCGCCGGCGAGGACCGGGTGCCGGTCTCGTAGTCTGGGCTCGGTGTCCGATCGCATCACGCCGGCCGACGTCGCCCACGTCGCCAAGCTCGCCCGCCTGGACCTGACCGAGGAGGAGATGGCCCGCCTCGTCGTCGAGCTGGGTGCCGTGCTCGACCACGCGGCCGACGTCGCCGCCCTGGACACCTCGGGCGTGGCACCGACCGCCCACCCCCTCCCGCTCCGCAACGTCCTCCGCCCCGACGAGCCCCGTCCCGTGCTCGAACGCGACGAGGTGCTGGCCATGGCGCCCAGGGCCGAGGACGGCCGCTTCCGCGTCCCGCCCATCCTCGGGGAGGAGCCGTGACCCGCCCGCGGCGCCGGCGCCCCGCCGATGCGCCGGTGCGACGTCCCGGGCGGTGGGGGCGCCGGTGACCGCCGGGGAGATCGCCGCCGCCGTCCGCCGGGGCGAGCGCACCGCCCGCCAGGTGGTCGAGGACAGCCTGTCCCGGATCGCCGCGGGCGAGGGCGAGCTCCACGCCTTCAACGCCGTGCTGGCCGACCAGGCCCGGGCTGCGGCGGACGCGGTCGACGCCCGGGTGGCGGCGGGCCAGGACCCCGGCCCCCTGGCCGGCGTCCCTGTCGCCCTCAAGGACAACCTGTGCACGCGCGGGGTCCCCACCACGTGCAGCAGCCGCATCCTCGACGGCTGGCGCCCGCCCTACGACGCCACCGTCGTCCAGCGCCTGGCGGCGGCGGGTGCGGTGGTCGTCGGCAAGACCAACCTCGACGAGTTCGCCATGGGGTCGTCCACCGAGAACTCGGCGTTCGGGCCGACCCGCAACCCCCGGGACACCTCCCGGGTGCCGGGCGGGTCGAGCGGCGGCAGCGCGGCGGCGGTGGCCGCCGGCTTCGCCCCGCTCGCCCTCGGCTCCGACACGGGGGGCTCCATCCGCCAGCCCGCCGCCTTCTGCGGTGTCGTGGGCGTGAAGCCCACCTACGGGGTGGTCAGCCGCTACGGCCTGGTGGCGTTCGCCTCGTCGCTGGACCAGATCGGCCCCTTCGCCGCCACGGTGGCCGACGCCGCCCTGCTGCTGGAGGCCATCGCCGGTCACGACCCGATGGACTCCACGTCCATCCCCCGGGCGGCGCCGGCCATCAGCGCCGGGCTGGCCGGCGGCGTCGAGGGCCTGCGCGTCGGCCTCGTGCGCGAGCTGATCACCGGGGTGGACGCCGACGTCGAGGCGTGCGTGCGGCGGGCGGCCGACGCCCTGGCCGACGCCGGCGCCAAGGTGGACGACGTCTCCCTGCCCATGACCGTGCACGGGCTGGCCGCCTACTACCTGATCGCCCCCGCCGAGGCGTCCAGCAACCTGGCCCGCTACGACGGCGTCCGCTACGGGCTGCGGGTGGACGGCTCCGACGTGGCCGCCATGAACGCCGCCACCCGGGGCGCCGGGTTCGGGGCCGAGGTGAAGCGGCGGATCATGCTCGGCACCTACGCCCTGTCGGCCGGGTACTACGACGCCTACTACGGCCAGGCCCAGCGGGTGCGCACCCTGATCATCCAGGACTTCGAGGCCGCCTACGAGCAGTTCGACGTCCTCCTGTCGCCGACGGCGCCGACCACCGCCTTCGCCTTCGGGGCCAGGACGGCCGACCCCCTGACCATGTACATGAGCGACGTGTGCACCATCCCGTCGAACCTGGCGGGTCACCCGGCTCTGTCGCTGCCCTTCGGCGCCGGCGACGACGGGCTGCCGGTCGGCGTGCAGGTGATGGCGCCCGCCCTCGGCGAGCCGGTGATGTTCCGCGTCGCCGCCGCCCTGGAGGCAGCCCGTGGCTGAGACGACGACGCCGGCCCCGCCCTACGAGACGGTGATCGGCCTCGAGGTCCACTGCGAGCTGCGGACGGCCACCAAGCTGTTCTGCGGCTGCCCCAACGCGTTCGGCGACGAGCCGAACACCAACGTCTGCCCCGTGTGCCTGGGGCTGCCCGGGTCGCTGCCGGTGCTCAACCACCAGGCGGTGGAGCTGGCGATGCGGGTGGGCGAGGCCCTGTCGTGCGAGGTGCGGCCCAGCATCTTCCACCGGAAGAACTACTTCTATCCGGACATGCCCAAGAACTACCAGGTCAGCCAGTACGACGAGCCCATCAACGTCGAGGGCCGCCTGGAGCTGCCGGACGGGTCGGTGGTGGGCATCGAGCGGGCCCACATGGAGGAGGACACCGGCAAGAACACCCACGTGGGCGGCAGCGGCCGCATCCACGGCGCCGACTACGCCCTCATCGACTACAACCGGGCCGGCGTCCCCCTCGTCGAGGTCGTGAGCCGGCCCGACCTCCGCTCGGCGACCCAGGCCGTGGACTACGTGCGCGAGCTGCGGGCCATCCTCGTGACAACCGGCGCCTCGGACGGGAAGATGGAGGAGGGGTCGCTCCGCGTCGACGCCAACGTCTCCGTGCGGGCCGGAGGCAGCGACACCCTGGGCACCCGCTGCGAGATCAAGAACCTGAACTCGCTGCGGTCGTTGGTCCGGGCCGTCGAGTACGAGGCGGCCCGCCAGTGGGACCTCCTCCAGGGCGGCGACCGCGTGGTTCAGGAGACCCGCCACTGGAACGAGGACGCCGGCCGCACCACGTCGGGGCGCTCCAAGGAGGAGGCCTACGACTACCGGTACTTCCCCGAGCCCGACCTGCTGCCGCTGGCACCGGAGGAGGAGTGGCGGCACCGCGTGCGGGCCGCCCTGCCCATGCTCCCGGCAGCCCGCCGCCACCGCATCAGCGAGGCCACCGGGGTGGACGCCCCGCTGGCGGCCACCGTCGTGGAGCTCGATCTCGACAGCCTGGTGATGGCCGCCGTCGCCGCCCGGGCCGACGGGCGGCGTGCGGTCAACCGGGCCGTCAACGAGGTGGCGGCCGACCTCGACGCCGCCCGCCGCCTCGACCCGGACGCGTTCACCAAGCTGCTGCGCCTGGAGGACGAGGGCCGCCTCACCGCCACCCAGGCCAAGCAGGTGCTGGCCGAGCTGCTGGCCGGCGGCGGCGACCCCGAGGCGATCGCCGAGGCTCGCGGCTTCGAGGCCCTGGGCGCCGACGCGCTGGCATCGGCCGTCGACGCCGCCGTCGCCGGGAACCCGGCCGAGTGGGAGCGCTTCAAGGCGGGCGACGCCAAGGTGACCGGGTTCTTCGTCGGCCAGGTGATGCGCGCCACCGGCGGCAAGGCGGACGGCAAGGCGGTGACCGCCCTGCTCCGGGAGCGGGCTGCGGCGGGATGAGCGGCGCCCGGCGCCCGGCGGGGACCGACGTCCGCCGCCGGCGCGGCGCGGCGGTCGTCGTCGCATCGCTCCTCCTGGCCGCCGCCTGCGGCGGGGACGACGGTGACGACTCGGCGAGGGAGCCCGACGGCGCCACCACGACCACCACGACCACCACCACGACGGCTGCCGTCCCCACCGTCGCGTCGTCCGGCCCGGCGGCCACCACGACGCCCACGACGTCCGCCCGGGGCGGTCCCACGACGTCGACGGCGCTGCCGGCTACGACGACGACCGCCGCACCCTCCCCGCCCGGCCTCCCGTTCACCACGCCGGGCACCTACCGGTACGCCTCCGCCGGCCAGTTCACGTCCACGCTCACCGGGCCCCAGTCCCGCAACGGGGAGACCACGCTGACCGTCGACCCGCCGTCGGGCTCCGACCAGCGCAGCGTGCGCCGGGCGTTCTCGCGCACCACCGAGCAGGTGCTGCGGCTCGACGCCGGCGGCGCCCACCTCGTCTACCTGCGCTTGACCGACCAGGGGATCGACAAGGAGGTGCGGGCCTCGCCGCCCGTCCTCGCCCTGCCCGCCGACGCCGCCCCCGGCCGCACCTGGACCTGGCGGCTCACCTCGACCGACGGGCTGACCAGCGTCGACTCCACCTTCCGGGCGCTGCGCTCGGAGGTGCTGGCGGTGGGGGACCAGCGGGTCCCCGCCCTGGTGGTCGAGGTCGTGCTCAGCCTGTCGGGCGACATCGTGTCGACCCTCACCCAGACGACGTGGGTCTCCCTGGAGCGGCGTCTCCTGCTCCGCCAGGACGAGGCCTCGGACGGTCGCTTCGGCGTCGTCCGGTTCTCGGGATCGACCAGCGAGACGCTGCTCGCGCTCACGCCCGGCTGACCGGGTCATCCGGTTGCGCCGCACCTCCGTAGAGGCTTCGAGAGTCCCGACGAGGCAGGGGAGCGGACATGAGGAACAAGCTGATCGCAGCCGTGGGCCTGGGTGCCGCGTTCACCGCCGGCGCCGCCCTGGGCCCGCTGGGCGTCGCCGGGGCCGGCCACGCCAACCCGGTGCTGGTGGCCACGCTCGACGGCCGCAGCGAGGTGGCGCCGGGAGCGACGAACAACCGGATCGTGGGCGACCCCGACGGTCGGGGGGAGTTCTACGTGTTCGGCATCGACGGCGATGCGTCCACCCTCTGCTACGTCCTCACGGTCGACGGCATCGCGCCGGCCACGGCCGCCCACATCCACCGCGGCGCCCCGGGCACCGCCGGCGGCGTCGTCGCCTCGCTGGGCGCCCCGACCGACGGGAACGCGGCTGACTGCCTCACCGAGGGCGAGGCGGGCAAGTTCCCCGGCAACCCTCCGGGGATCGTGGCGGAGATCCTCGCCCACCCGGGCGACTTCTACGTGAACGTCCACAACGCCGAGTACCCGGGCGGCGCCGTGCGGGGACAGCTGGCGGCCGAGCGGTAGCCGTCACGCGGCCCCTTGCGCTCAGGCTCCTTCGGCGGCGCGCTCCAGGGCGGCGATGTCGATCTTCTGCATCCGGAGCATGGCCTGGACGGCCCGGTTCGCCCGGCCCTGGTCGGGGTCCCGGAACAGCTCGTGGAGCCGCCTGGGGACGACCTGCCACGACACGCCGTAGCGGTCGGTCAGCCAGCCGCACGGCCCCTCCTTGCCACCGTCGGACAGCCGGCCCCAGTAGTGGTCCACCTCGGCCTGGTCGGCGCACTCGATCTGGAAGGAGATGGACTCGTTGAAGGAGAACTCCGGCCCCCCGTTGAGGCCGACGAACTCCTGGCCGTCCAGCTCGAACGAGACCGTCATCACCGTGCCGGCCGGCCTGGGCATGTTCTCGCCGTAGTGGCTGACGTCGGTGACCCGCGAGTTCGCGAACACGGACGTGTAGAACTCGGCCGCCTCCTGGGCCTCGGTGTCGAACCACAGCCACGGGGTGATCCTGGGCATCGAACCCGTCCTTTCGTCCGTCGGTTCACGCTCTCCACCGGTACAGACGCCAGGACGGGGCCGAAGTCATCGCGCCCTCCCGGGCCGCCGCGGGAGCCCTTTCCCCGCGACGGCGCCCGCGGACCTCAGCGGCTCGGGGTGATCCTCACCACGACCGAGCCGCTCCCCTCGAAGGTGTAGCCCTCCGGGAACTCGGGGTCGGACCCGTCGCTCACCTCGCTGAAGGAGAAGGTGCAGGTGACCGGGTTCTTCACGCCCTTGGCCGACCGGCCCTTGGTGCCGCCCTCTTCGGTGAACGTCTCCACGACGTTCCCGCTCTCGTCGTACACGGTGCCGGTGAAGTCGCCGAAGGCGATCGGTACGAGCACGGCCGTGTCGCCCTCGACCAGACCGGGGGTGAACTGCCCGTTCCCGTTGGTGTTCACCACGTAGGTCTGGCCGTTGTCGCACTCCAGGGGCACCTGGAAGCCCTTCGGGTCGGCGCTCGCGGCACCGACGACCAGCGTCGACGCCATCCCGAGCGCGACGAGCCCACCTGCGATTCGAAGTCCCACTGTTGCCTCCCGTGCCGCCGGGCCACTTCGTGGCGTGTCCCTGAAACCTCGCGGATGGACAGCAATGAGTCAAGTGACAAAAGGGCGAATCATCGCCGGCGGCCTATCCTCGGAGCCATGACGACGCAGAACCGCCCCCGCTCGCGCGAGGTCACCGACGGCTTCGAGCGGGCGCCGGCGCGTGCGATGCTGCGCGCCGTCGGCATGACCGACGACGACTTCGACAAGGCGCAGGTGGGCGTGGCGTCCTCGTGGAACGAGGTCACGCCCTGCAACATGCCCCTCGACGCCCTGGCCAAGCGGGCCAAGGAGGGCGTGCGGGCGGCCGGCGCCTACCCGATCGAGTTCGTGACCATCGCGGTGAGCGACGGGATCTCGATGGGCCACGAGGGCATGCGGGCGTCGCTCGTCAGCCGGGAGGTGATCGCCGACTCGGTGGAGACAATGATGCACGCCGAGCGCTTCGACGCTTTGGTCGCCCTGGCCGGCTGCGACAAGTCGCTGCCCGGCATGCTGATGGCCGCCGCCCGTCTCAACCTGCCGTCGGTCTTCCTCTACGGCGGCTCCATCCTGCCCGGGCGCATCCCCGACGACCCGGCCGAGCGCAACCTCGACATCGTCAGCGTGTTCGAGGCGGTGGGTGCCCGCGCCGCCGGGTCGCTCACCGACGAGGAGCTCTCGCTCATCGAGCGCCACGCCTGCCCCACCATCGGATCGTGCGCCGGCATGTTCACCGCCAACACCATGGCCGCCGTCGGCGAGGCCCTGGGCATGTCGCTGCCCGGCAGCTCGTCGCCGGCGGCCGTCGACCCCCGCCGGGACGACTACGCCAGGCGCAGCGGCGAGGCGGTGGTGGGCCTGCTGGAGGCGAACATCCGGCCCCGCCAGATCCTCACCAGGGAGGCGTTCGAGAACGCCATCGCCGTGGTGATGGCGCTCGGCGGGTCGACCAACGCCGTGCTCCACCTGCTGGCCATCGCCAACGAGGCCCGCGTCGAGCTCAACCTCGAGGACTTCAACCGGGTCGGCCGGCGCACGCCCCACATCGCCGACACCAAGCCGCACGGGCGGTACCACATGGTGGACGTCGACCGGGTGGGCGGCGTCCCCGTCGTGCTCCGCACCCTCCTCGAGGCCGGTCTCCTCCACGGCGACTGCCTCACGGTGACCGGCCGGACGATGGCCGAGAACCTGGCCCGGTTGGACCCACCGGCCCCCGACGGCTCGGTGATCCGCCCGCTGTCCGAGCCCATCCACGCCGACGGCGGCATCGCCGTGCTGCACGGCTCGCTGGCACCCGACGGCTCGGTGGTCAAGGTGGCCGGCATCGACGTCGACCGCTTCGACGGGACCGCCCGGGTGTTCGAGGGCGAACAGGGAGCGCTGGAGGCCGTGCTCGCCGGCGTCATCGAGCCCGGCACGGTGGTCGTCATCCGCTACGAGGGCCCCAAGGGCGGGCCCGGCATGCGCGAGATGCTGGCCGTCACCGGTGCCATGAAGGGCGCCGGCCGGGGCGGGGACTGCGCCCTGCTCACCGACGGCCGCTTCTCGGGCGGCACCCACGGGTTCTGCATCGGCCACGTGGCGCCCGAGGCGGTGGACGGCGGCCCCATCGCCTTCGTCCGCGACGGCGACCGCATCGTGATCGACGTGGTTGCCCGCTCCATCGACCTCCTCGTCGACGACGCCGAGCTGACCCGGCGCAAGGGCGAGTGGAAGCTGCCCCCGCCCCGCTACACCACCGGCGTGCTGGCCAAGTACGCCCGCCTGGTGACGGGCGCCGAGCGGGGCGCGGTCACCGAGCCGTAGCGGCGCGTGGCGGGGCGGGCCGCCACGGCCCGCCCCGCCAGGAGACCCGTGCCTTGGGAGCTACCCGCCGGCGACGCTGAGGTAGGCGCCGATGAGGCGGTCCAGGTAGACGGCGTCGAAGAAGTCGATGCCCTTGCCGTCGTCCGCCTGCTTGGCGCCCTCCTTCTTCAGGGTGCCCTGGGCGGCGGTCGTGTGGGCGTTGACCGTGAACGACGAGGGCACGCCGGCCGCCTCCGCCGCCGCCACCATGGCCGGCACCTGGCTGAGGTCGGCCTCCGGCAGGCCGAACTCCTCGAAGTTCTCCACCGCGTCGGTGAACAGGTCGGTGAGCGTGAGCGTGAACCAACCGTTCGACTTGGCGGCACCGGCCTCGCCCTGCGCGGAGCGGCTGGCGTTGATGCAGTGGAACGCGTACGCCGAGCTCGCCGATCCGACGACGAGGCCCAGCGCCAGCACGGGCGCGGCGAAGAGCTTTCGCTTCAGCGTCATTTGTCCATCCCCCAGGTTCGTGAGAAGCGGTGGGCGCACCCTCCGCGGGGCGTCCGCAGCCCCGAAGGGAAGGTAACACGGCGCGGCCCGATTTGTTGCAAGAAGGACCGTTTTCCCGGACGGCCCGAGGGCGGCTACTTCACCGAGCCGCCGAGGAGGCCGGCCTCGAAGTGGCGCTGGAAGGCGAAGAACACCACCAGCGGCACCGCCATCGACACGAACGACGCCGGGGCGATGATCCCGATGTTGCTGCCGAACTGGCCCAGGCGGCGGCCGATGGCGACGGTGAGCGGCGGGCTGTCACCGGCGAAGATCAGCGCCACCAGCAGGTCGTTCCACACCCAGAGGAACTGGAAGATGCCCAGGGCGGCGATGGCGGGGGCGCCCAGGGGCAGGACGATGCGCAGGAAGATCCGCCACTCCGACGCCCCGTCCAGCCGGGCGGCCTCGAACAGGTCCCGGGGGAGCCCGGCGAAGAAGTTGCGCAGCAGGAACACGGCGAACGGGAGGCCGAAGGCGACGTGGAAGAGCACGACGGCGGGGATGCCCTCGATGCCGAGGCGCCGGTAGAGCTGGAACACCGGGATCAGCGCCATCTGGAGCGGCACCACCAGGAGGCCGACGACGACCAGGAACAGCGCGTCGCGGCCCGGGAAGCGCATCCATGCGAAGGCGTACCCGGCCATGGAGGCGACGAGGACGACGAGGACGGCCGACGGCACGGTGATCAGGACGGTGTTCCACACGCTGTCGACCAGTTCCGAGTTCTCGAAGAAGCCGCGGTACGACTCGATGGTCAGCTCGGCCGGCTTCGTCAGTCCCTGCCACCATCCCGAGCGCCCGTAGGTCTGGACGGGGCGCAGGCTGGTGACGAACAGGCCGAGCGTCGGTACGAGCCAGAACACGGCGACGACCACGAGCACGGCGTGGACGGCACTCCGGCGCAGCAGCCTCACCGGCGCTCCTCGTCGATGCGGAACCGGCGGATGTTGAACGCCAGGACGGGGACGACCAGGACGAACAGGAACACCGCGATGGCGGCGCCCAGCCCGCGGTTGCCGGCCCCGGTGAACGCGGTGCGCCACATCTCCAGGGCGATCACGTTGGCCTCGTCCTGCACCGCCCCGGGGGCGATGGCGAACACCAGGTCGAACATCTTCAGCGCGTTGATCGTCATGGTGATGAACACCACGCCGAGCACGGGCCCGAGGAGGGGCACGGTGACCTTCCGGAACACCGTCCACTCCGATGCCCCGTCCACCCGGGCGGCCTCCAGCAGCTGCCGGTCGATGGCGGCCAGCCCGGCACCGATGGTCACCATGGCGAAGCCCGCCCACACCCAGACGGCGGCGATGATGGCGGCCGGCGTCACCAGGCTCTCGCCCAGCCACGAGATGCCCTGCCACGGCGGCCGGAACTCGCTGGCCGCCACCCGCACGGAGTAGTCGCCCGGCTCGACGCCGGAGAAGCGGAAGGAGCCGTCGTCCCCGGTGGTGGCGGTGCCCACCTCGTCACCGGCCGCCGACACGAGCGAGACGGTGACGGCGGGCACGCCGTCCTCGCCGTCCTCGACCACGCCCTTCTCGTCGTCGCCCGGCCGCACGTCGCGCCAGACCACGCCGGCGACGGTGCCCGCCTCGGCCACGGGGTCGGCGGCCTGGGCGGCCGACGACGCCACCTGGTCACTGCGGAGGCGGAGGAGCCCGATGCGGGCGACCCCGCCGCCGTCGCCGACCGCCACCGGCGCCTCCAACCCCCGGTCGCTCCGGACGCGGAAGGCGTCGGGCAGCGACGGCACGGCGCCCGCCAGCTCGCCGGGGGGCGACAGGGCGGAGCGGGGGATGTCGAGCACGGCGTTGATCACGCCCCGGTCGGGGTCGCTCTCGTAGACGATGCGCCAGATGACCCCCGACGCCAGCAGGGAGATGGCCATGGGCAGGAAGACGATCGTCTTGAACGCCGTCTTCCACGACACCTTGTCGGAGAGCACGGCCAGGACGAGCCCGACGGTGACGACGAGCGCCGGGAAGGCCGCCACCCAGAAGAAGCTGTTCACCATGGCCCGGCGCATGCGCCGCAGCTCGAACATGGTCCGGTAGTTGTCCAGGCCGACGAACTCGTCGCCGGCCACGTTGTACAGGCTCCGGATGGCGGTGGCGATCGCCGGCCACACCACGAAGGCGCCCAGCAGGAGCAGGGCGGGCAGGAGGAAGATGCCGGCCAGCAGGACGGCAGCGCCTCGCCCGCCGTCGCCGGGCCGGCGGATGTGCGGCCGGCCCGGCTTGGTGGTCGCCAGAGAGGGCGGGACCGAGGTGGCCGCCGCCCCCGTCGCCGTCATTCGGTCGTGGCCGCCTTGGCCTCGTCCTCCAGGCGCTGGGTCACCTGGTCGACGTTGTTCGGGTTGCCCATCCAGTCCTGGAGGCGACCCCAGATGCCCGCGCCCTTGGTGGCCCCCAGGGCGGCGGGGACGGTGTCGGAGAGGTCGAAGCGGAACGTCTCCGCCTCCACCAGCTGCCGCGCCGCCTCGCGGGCGATGTCGTCGGGGTACACCGACAGGTCCACGTCCTTGTTGGGGGACGAGAACCCGCCCAGCTTCGCCCACACCTCGGCCGCCTCACCGGTGGCGAGGTACTCGATGAGCTCGCGCACGGCGGGGCGGTCCTTCAGCATGACGACGACGTCGCCGCCGCCCACGATGGCGGGGTCGGACCCGTCGACGGACGGGAAGGCGAAGAAGTTGTAGTCCTCCTCCGCCTTGGCGTCGGTCTCCTCCCGGATGGTGTTGGCCACGAAGTCGCCCTCGTAGACGGTGGCCGCCTCGGGCGGCGAGCCGAAGACCTGCTTCACGCTGTCCTCGAAGGTGACCTGGAGCGCCCCGGACAGGCCCTTGTTGACGAAGGCGTCGTTGCCGATCATCTCCTTCATCTTGTTGAGGGCGTCCTTCACGCTCTGGTCGGTCCACGGGATCTCGTGGGCCGCCAGCTGGTCGTACTTCTCGGGCCCGGACATGCGCAGGTAGACGTTCTCGAACCAGTCCGAGAGCACCCAGCCGTCGGCGGCCCCCACCGCGAGCGGCTTGGTGCCGGCGTCGAGCAGGTCCTGCGACGCCGCCACCCAGTCCTCCCACGTCTCCGGCGGCTCGAGCTCGGCCTGCTCCCAGGCGGGCACGCTGTACCAGACGGTCGACTTGTTGGCCGCCTTGAACCACACGCCGTAGAGCTTGCCGTCGTGCGACCCGAGCTCGTTCCACACCGCGGCGTAGCGCTCCTCGACCTGGTCGCCCACGAACTCGTCGATGGGCAGGAGGGCGTTGCGCTCCGCCAGGTCGACCAGGAGGCCGGGCTGGGGGAGCTGGGCCACGTCGGGCGGGTTCCCGCCCTCGACCCGGGTCGACAGGATGGTGGGCAGGTCGTCGCCCACGCCCTGCAGGTTGACCTTGATGCCCGTCTCCTCGGTGAACGCGGCCATGACCTCCTGGGCTGCCTCCAGCTCGGCGCCGGTCCACTTGGCGATCATCTCGACCGTGTCGCCGGTGCCGGCGGCGCCGCCGGTCGTGTCGGTGGCCTCCTCGTCGTCGTCGCCCCCGCCGCAGGCGCCCGCCGCCAACGCCATGACGCTCAGCAGCGCCACCAGCCGCGGCCATCTCCCGTTTCTCGTCACTGCTCGGCTCCTTCCGATGTGGGCGGGGACCCTCGTGGTCCCGTGCCGCCGCCCTGCCCCCCGATCGACGCCCCCGTGCCCAGGTCGAAGAAGTGGAACCGGGCGGTGTCCACCACGACCTCGAGTCGCTCCCCCTGCCTGGCCGCCGTGCGCGGGCCGCACCGGGCCACCATGTTCGCCCTGGCCGACGCCGTGGCGTCGGCCAGCTGGCGCGCCTGCTCGGCGTCCACGTCCTCGGCCAGCTCGCGGGTCTCCTCCGTGACGACCGGCGGCGCGTCCACCTCGAAGTGCACGAAGACGTCCGACCCCATGGCCTCGACCAGGTCGGCGGTGACCGACAGCCGCCGGTCGGCGGGCGCGTCGCCCGCCAGGGCGGCGTCCTCCATGTCCTCGGGACGGATCCCCGCCGCCACCGCCCGGCCCCGGTACGAAGCGAGCGCCGGCCGCCCGGCCGTCACCTTGTCGTCGAGGCGCAGCCGCCGGCTCCCCATCCGCAGCCACCAGCCGTCGCCGCCGCCGTCCTCGATGGTCGCCTCCACCAGGTTCATGGCGGGGGAACCGATGAACCCGGCC is part of the Acidimicrobiales bacterium genome and harbors:
- a CDS encoding SCP2 sterol-binding domain-containing protein, which translates into the protein MPETYPFLSAEWLEEARRIREEFKGQVPAGENAVKLNQVITDVPFGEGTINAHLDTSGGELDLETGHLDDAEVSITLDYETAKAVFIDPQSAIQHFMAGKIKVQGDMTKLLTVVQAPPESVAGEAQRRIAEITA
- a CDS encoding alpha/beta fold hydrolase, translated to MTDGPARSDAAGPFRAAGGPCGALVLHGFTGTPASVLGLASALAGAGFTVEAPLLPGHGTSMDDLIDKRWEDWSGAAGEAYDHLASRCDRVVVVGLSMGGTLACWLAARTPAALAGVVCVNPMIEPPAPSFLDILEGLLAEGVEVMPGIGGDVARPVERGEGGYRGTPVAASLSLMQALGRLEPRLGRIRSPLLLFTSRKDHVVPPSSSDLLAERVAGPVERVILERSFHVATLDWDAELIERRTVEFAGEVTAAGEDRVPVS
- the gatC gene encoding Asp-tRNA(Asn)/Glu-tRNA(Gln) amidotransferase subunit GatC is translated as MSDRITPADVAHVAKLARLDLTEEEMARLVVELGAVLDHAADVAALDTSGVAPTAHPLPLRNVLRPDEPRPVLERDEVLAMAPRAEDGRFRVPPILGEEP
- the gatA gene encoding Asp-tRNA(Asn)/Glu-tRNA(Gln) amidotransferase subunit GatA — protein: MTAGEIAAAVRRGERTARQVVEDSLSRIAAGEGELHAFNAVLADQARAAADAVDARVAAGQDPGPLAGVPVALKDNLCTRGVPTTCSSRILDGWRPPYDATVVQRLAAAGAVVVGKTNLDEFAMGSSTENSAFGPTRNPRDTSRVPGGSSGGSAAAVAAGFAPLALGSDTGGSIRQPAAFCGVVGVKPTYGVVSRYGLVAFASSLDQIGPFAATVADAALLLEAIAGHDPMDSTSIPRAAPAISAGLAGGVEGLRVGLVRELITGVDADVEACVRRAADALADAGAKVDDVSLPMTVHGLAAYYLIAPAEASSNLARYDGVRYGLRVDGSDVAAMNAATRGAGFGAEVKRRIMLGTYALSAGYYDAYYGQAQRVRTLIIQDFEAAYEQFDVLLSPTAPTTAFAFGARTADPLTMYMSDVCTIPSNLAGHPALSLPFGAGDDGLPVGVQVMAPALGEPVMFRVAAALEAARG
- the gatB gene encoding Asp-tRNA(Asn)/Glu-tRNA(Gln) amidotransferase subunit GatB, whose translation is MAETTTPAPPYETVIGLEVHCELRTATKLFCGCPNAFGDEPNTNVCPVCLGLPGSLPVLNHQAVELAMRVGEALSCEVRPSIFHRKNYFYPDMPKNYQVSQYDEPINVEGRLELPDGSVVGIERAHMEEDTGKNTHVGGSGRIHGADYALIDYNRAGVPLVEVVSRPDLRSATQAVDYVRELRAILVTTGASDGKMEEGSLRVDANVSVRAGGSDTLGTRCEIKNLNSLRSLVRAVEYEAARQWDLLQGGDRVVQETRHWNEDAGRTTSGRSKEEAYDYRYFPEPDLLPLAPEEEWRHRVRAALPMLPAARRHRISEATGVDAPLAATVVELDLDSLVMAAVAARADGRRAVNRAVNEVAADLDAARRLDPDAFTKLLRLEDEGRLTATQAKQVLAELLAGGGDPEAIAEARGFEALGADALASAVDAAVAGNPAEWERFKAGDAKVTGFFVGQVMRATGGKADGKAVTALLRERAAAG
- a CDS encoding CHRD domain-containing protein → MRNKLIAAVGLGAAFTAGAALGPLGVAGAGHANPVLVATLDGRSEVAPGATNNRIVGDPDGRGEFYVFGIDGDASTLCYVLTVDGIAPATAAHIHRGAPGTAGGVVASLGAPTDGNAADCLTEGEAGKFPGNPPGIVAEILAHPGDFYVNVHNAEYPGGAVRGQLAAER
- a CDS encoding VOC family protein codes for the protein MPRITPWLWFDTEAQEAAEFYTSVFANSRVTDVSHYGENMPRPAGTVMTVSFELDGQEFVGLNGGPEFSFNESISFQIECADQAEVDHYWGRLSDGGKEGPCGWLTDRYGVSWQVVPRRLHELFRDPDQGRANRAVQAMLRMQKIDIAALERAAEGA